One Methanococcus aeolicus Nankai-3 DNA segment encodes these proteins:
- the pdxS gene encoding pyridoxal 5'-phosphate synthase lyase subunit PdxS, with protein sequence MKKIGTELLKRGFAKMVKHGVVMDVTNPEQARIAEDAGAAAVMALERVPADIRAEGGVSRMSDPEMILEIKDEVSIPVMAKARIGHFVEAQALESLGIDMVDESEVLTPADEIHHIDKNAFDIPFVCGARNLGEALRRIDEGAAMIRTKGEAGTGDVIEAVKHMRAVNEGIAKVVGYYEMGCDRELVQMARNELKVPMDLVYEVAELKRLPVVNFAAGGIATPADAALMMQLGCDGVFVGSGIFKSGNPEERARAIVEATYNYDKPDVIAEVSKNLGEAMVGINVDAIPEKELLAKRGI encoded by the coding sequence ATGAAAAAAATTGGAACAGAATTATTAAAAAGAGGATTTGCAAAAATGGTAAAACATGGTGTTGTAATGGATGTTACAAATCCAGAACAAGCAAGAATAGCAGAAGATGCAGGGGCAGCAGCTGTAATGGCTTTGGAAAGAGTTCCAGCCGATATTAGAGCAGAAGGCGGAGTTTCAAGAATGTCCGACCCTGAAATGATTTTAGAAATAAAAGACGAAGTTTCAATTCCAGTTATGGCAAAGGCTAGAATTGGTCATTTTGTTGAAGCTCAGGCATTAGAATCCCTTGGTATAGATATGGTTGATGAAAGTGAGGTATTAACACCAGCTGACGAAATTCACCATATAGACAAAAATGCTTTTGATATTCCATTTGTATGCGGTGCAAGAAATCTCGGAGAAGCTTTAAGAAGAATCGACGAAGGAGCTGCAATGATAAGAACAAAAGGAGAAGCTGGAACAGGAGATGTAATTGAAGCTGTAAAACATATGAGGGCCGTAAATGAAGGTATTGCAAAAGTAGTTGGATACTATGAAATGGGATGCGATAGAGAGCTTGTTCAAATGGCAAGAAATGAATTAAAAGTGCCTATGGATTTAGTGTATGAAGTAGCAGAATTAAAAAGACTTCCAGTAGTTAATTTTGCAGCAGGAGGTATTGCAACACCAGCAGATGCGGCTTTAATGATGCAGTTGGGCTGTGATGGTGTATTTGTAGGTTCTGGAATATTTAAATCAGGAAACCCAGAGGAAAGAGCTAGGGCAATTGTTGAAGCTACATACAACTATGATAAGCCAGATGTAATAGCAGAAGTAAGTAAAAATCTTGGAGAAGCCATGGTTGGAATTAATGTTGATGCAATTCCTGAAAAGGAGCTCCTTGCAAAGAGAGGAATTTAA